The following proteins are co-located in the Bacillus pumilus genome:
- a CDS encoding T7SS effector LXG polymorphic toxin, with protein sequence MGKILDAKALTSAMDTRAKHYQALREEMTDLKKALQGVANLGDDFTGKGADNIKSFYKELAGNVDMFITFIDKQKAFHEGVSGTLDDTSFGGDTFVEEHFLDNAVHMGIKNAKSIVKDQKKALKTIFQDIDDLISLEVFDSKTIDEKIEDAEDERKKTVKDLIELDQNLKDEYALSETEQKATMALYAEMMNATNDGKSISPMNFDKKAYQNSEIYKAKSDIEKQTSEYLKIKKEQEEAREIAKEQEALANRPWYEKAFDYGGNIVNELTGVNDAKRAATGVDPITGEQLTAGQRVAAGGMAAAGYIPVVGWAGRIFKGGKAVYKTTQATSAAVRAVDIYKTSQKSFDALKTSQKGLYGLTATNGFSEAITGRDMFGNKVSKEQQEASMNAALGMLLPFGAKGFHGKMGIKDTEKYNTHTMKHIYHGEINKRGKAVGYHHESMQGGKVIPGSESLPDKNGIYRAKVEIDGVEKVAKSSFFPKEWNRVDVLKAIDEAYQNKQQIGPNKFKGVTSTGMKIEMYLNKDGSIATAYPLYKK encoded by the coding sequence CTGGGCAAGATACTTGATGCAAAAGCACTAACAAGTGCCATGGACACAAGGGCAAAACATTATCAGGCACTCCGTGAAGAAATGACTGATTTGAAAAAAGCCTTACAGGGCGTGGCAAACCTTGGTGATGATTTCACTGGAAAAGGCGCCGATAACATTAAAAGCTTTTATAAAGAACTAGCTGGAAATGTAGACATGTTTATCACCTTCATTGATAAGCAAAAAGCCTTTCATGAAGGTGTTTCTGGTACACTTGATGATACGAGCTTTGGCGGCGATACCTTTGTGGAGGAACACTTTTTAGATAACGCTGTTCACATGGGAATCAAAAATGCCAAAAGCATTGTAAAAGATCAAAAAAAGGCACTTAAAACCATTTTTCAAGACATTGATGACCTCATTTCTTTGGAGGTATTTGATAGCAAAACCATTGATGAAAAGATCGAAGATGCAGAAGACGAACGGAAAAAGACGGTTAAAGATTTGATAGAGCTTGATCAAAATTTAAAAGATGAATATGCTTTGTCAGAGACAGAACAGAAGGCTACAATGGCATTGTACGCAGAAATGATGAATGCGACAAATGACGGAAAATCCATTTCGCCTATGAATTTTGACAAGAAAGCGTATCAAAATAGTGAAATTTACAAGGCAAAAAGCGATATTGAGAAGCAAACTTCTGAATATCTGAAAATCAAAAAAGAACAAGAAGAAGCCCGCGAGATCGCGAAGGAACAGGAAGCCCTCGCCAACCGTCCTTGGTATGAAAAAGCATTCGATTATGGCGGAAATATCGTCAATGAGCTGACAGGTGTGAACGATGCAAAGCGTGCCGCAACGGGCGTTGATCCGATCACAGGAGAACAGCTCACCGCAGGCCAGCGAGTCGCCGCAGGCGGTATGGCCGCAGCAGGCTATATCCCTGTCGTCGGCTGGGCAGGGCGCATATTCAAAGGCGGAAAAGCCGTCTATAAAACGACCCAAGCCACATCAGCCGCAGTTAGAGCAGTCGACATTTACAAGACATCACAAAAGTCCTTTGACGCCTTAAAAACATCCCAAAAAGGCTTATATGGCCTCACCGCAACCAACGGCTTCAGCGAAGCGATTACGGGTCGTGACATGTTTGGAAACAAGGTCTCGAAAGAACAGCAGGAAGCGAGTATGAACGCGGCACTTGGAATGCTTTTACCGTTTGGAGCAAAAGGGTTTCATGGGAAGATGGGAATTAAGGATACTGAAAAATATAATACCCATACAATGAAGCACATTTATCATGGCGAAATAAACAAACGAGGAAAAGCAGTTGGTTATCATCATGAAAGTATGCAGGGTGGTAAGGTTATTCCAGGAAGTGAAAGTTTACCTGATAAAAACGGTATTTATAGAGCTAAAGTTGAAATAGATGGAGTTGAAAAAGTAGCTAAATCAAGTTTCTTTCCTAAGGAATGGAATCGCGTTGATGTGTTAAAAGCTATCGATGAAGCTTACCAAAATAAACAACAGATAGGTCCTAACAAATTCAAAGGTGTAACATCAACAGGAATGAAAATAGAGATGTATCTGAATAAAGATGGGTCAATAGCTACAGCATATCCACTATATAAAAAATAA
- a CDS encoding restriction endonuclease, translating into MTKWWMVRAGDQNELISIWEEKGIASIGWPKLGNPKQYQTKQEMNARADVIFAENKPFTRRSWVSQVWRFSREIKKGDRIITYIKESREYRVGTVIAPHFFDETAGDKMYPNHIQVNWEPTAVKRDSLSQSAKNSLGSISTVFRVDDWGKEIEHLLKNPTSITAPEDETEEDEIIEDLVSKATVMIEDKVDKLDPWQIQDLVGGLLQAMSYNVRVSPKGPDGGVDVLAYKDAFGFEKPIIKVQVKHRKSSASSPEVQQLLGANPMNANSLFVSTGGFTSHAKAVAKHNEVHLVDLEELVNLIVHWYEHMPAETRSLLPLKKVYVPE; encoded by the coding sequence ATGACGAAATGGTGGATGGTTCGTGCGGGTGACCAAAATGAGTTAATTTCAATTTGGGAAGAGAAGGGCATCGCATCGATAGGGTGGCCTAAATTAGGTAACCCAAAACAATATCAAACAAAGCAAGAGATGAATGCTCGAGCTGATGTCATATTCGCTGAGAACAAACCTTTTACGAGAAGAAGCTGGGTCAGTCAGGTATGGAGGTTTAGTAGAGAAATTAAAAAGGGAGATCGAATCATTACATACATAAAAGAAAGCCGTGAATATCGAGTAGGTACGGTGATTGCTCCGCATTTTTTTGATGAAACAGCTGGAGATAAAATGTATCCAAATCATATTCAGGTGAATTGGGAACCAACAGCAGTTAAACGAGATTCTCTCAGTCAATCAGCTAAGAACAGCCTCGGTTCTATATCAACTGTTTTTCGTGTAGATGATTGGGGGAAAGAGATTGAACATTTACTCAAAAACCCTACTTCCATAACAGCACCTGAAGATGAAACAGAAGAAGATGAAATTATCGAAGATTTAGTCAGCAAAGCCACTGTCATGATTGAAGATAAAGTAGATAAATTGGACCCTTGGCAAATACAAGACTTAGTCGGAGGCTTACTGCAAGCAATGTCATACAATGTTCGCGTGAGTCCAAAAGGGCCTGATGGCGGTGTGGATGTGTTAGCTTATAAAGATGCATTTGGTTTTGAAAAGCCAATTATAAAAGTGCAAGTAAAACATCGAAAATCCTCAGCCAGTTCGCCAGAGGTACAGCAATTATTAGGTGCTAATCCAATGAATGCTAACAGTTTATTTGTTTCTACTGGTGGGTTTACTTCTCATGCAAAAGCTGTTGCGAAGCATAATGAGGTTCATCTAGTGGACTTAGAAGAACTCGTAAATCTTATTGTACATTGGTATGAACATATGCCAGCTGAGACAAGATCCTTATTACCTCTGAAAAAAGTGTATGTACCTGAGTGA
- a CDS encoding tRNA-Val4 — MRYSYEFKEDQFGDLAILLPEEISIFSDFIQDISTEEEVDEYIGYIQNVIDGVYENFEITLNATSVNIKKHETIAEHHYRIEEPHENKIETKEFRELLLIWREKIPEIFKD; from the coding sequence ATGAGATATTCATATGAATTTAAGGAAGACCAATTTGGTGATTTAGCAATACTACTACCAGAAGAAATAAGTATTTTCTCAGATTTTATTCAAGATATTTCAACAGAAGAAGAAGTAGATGAGTATATAGGATATATTCAAAATGTGATAGATGGAGTATATGAAAACTTTGAAATTACATTGAATGCTACCAGTGTCAATATCAAAAAACATGAGACAATAGCTGAACATCATTATAGGATTGAAGAACCCCATGAAAATAAAATTGAAACGAAGGAGTTCAGAGAGCTGTTGTTAATTTGGAGAGAGAAAATACCAGAAATATTCAAAGATTAA
- a CDS encoding amino acid permease — translation MAQQELKRDLSNRHVQLIAIGGTIGTGLFLGSGKAIQLAGPSIIFAYLIVGMAIFFVMRALGELLLSKTGYQSLTDIAEDYLGPWASFVTGWTYWFCWIMTAMADVIAVGVYVQYWFDIPQWIPAIICLLILLGFNLLTVKLFGEMEFWFALIKVITILLLIGVGVVLLIIGFQTDAGPVTVTNLWSHGGVFPNGVTGFLLSFQMVIFAYVGVELVGVSAAETANPQKNIPSAINKIPLRILFFYVGAIFVLLCINPWTELSASESPFVKTFGLLGIPVAAGLINFVVLTSAASACNSGMFSTSRILYNLSHQKQGPSSFGRLNKHAVPSNALFVSTIVVSVGALLSKLIPEQAFGIVTTISAICFIWVWSIILICHLKYKKTRPELHAASTFKAPFTPFVNICVLVLFAAILVIMLFADATRPALLLTPVWFGFLFLVYARKKRRAA, via the coding sequence TTGGCACAACAAGAATTAAAACGAGATTTATCAAACCGTCATGTTCAATTAATTGCAATAGGCGGAACCATCGGAACAGGGCTGTTTTTAGGCTCTGGAAAGGCCATTCAATTGGCAGGTCCGTCGATTATTTTTGCTTATTTAATTGTCGGAATGGCCATCTTTTTTGTCATGAGGGCACTTGGAGAATTGCTCTTATCGAAGACAGGCTATCAGTCATTAACCGATATTGCAGAGGACTATCTTGGCCCATGGGCTTCCTTTGTAACTGGCTGGACGTATTGGTTTTGCTGGATTATGACAGCGATGGCTGATGTCATTGCGGTCGGGGTGTATGTGCAGTATTGGTTTGACATTCCGCAATGGATTCCTGCAATCATTTGTTTGTTGATTTTACTAGGGTTTAATTTATTAACAGTGAAGCTTTTTGGAGAAATGGAATTTTGGTTTGCACTGATTAAAGTCATTACGATTCTACTGCTAATTGGCGTTGGGGTTGTTCTTTTAATCATTGGTTTTCAAACAGATGCCGGGCCTGTGACGGTCACGAACCTTTGGTCACATGGCGGGGTATTTCCAAATGGTGTCACAGGCTTCTTATTGTCATTCCAGATGGTGATTTTTGCGTATGTGGGAGTGGAACTTGTTGGCGTGTCCGCAGCAGAAACGGCGAATCCACAAAAAAACATTCCGTCTGCGATTAATAAAATTCCATTAAGAATTCTATTTTTCTATGTGGGTGCGATCTTTGTTTTATTATGTATCAACCCATGGACCGAGCTCAGTGCATCAGAAAGTCCTTTTGTGAAAACCTTTGGACTGCTTGGTATACCAGTAGCAGCGGGGCTCATTAATTTTGTTGTCCTGACTTCTGCGGCTTCCGCTTGTAATAGCGGCATGTTCTCGACGAGCCGTATTTTGTATAATCTCAGTCATCAAAAACAGGGACCATCTTCCTTTGGCCGTCTGAATAAACACGCTGTCCCAAGCAATGCACTATTTGTTTCAACGATCGTGGTATCTGTCGGGGCTCTTTTAAGCAAGCTGATTCCTGAACAAGCCTTTGGCATTGTGACAACAATCAGTGCCATTTGTTTCATTTGGGTATGGAGTATTATTTTAATATGTCACCTGAAATATAAAAAAACACGTCCTGAACTGCATGCAGCATCTACCTTTAAAGCGCCATTCACACCTTTTGTGAATATTTGTGTTCTTGTGCTTTTTGCCGCCATTCTCGTGATCATGCTCTTCGCTGACGCAACACGTCCAGCGCTGTTATTGACACCGGTATGGTTCGGATTTCTATTTTTGGTTTATGCACGAAAGAAACGCCGTGCTGCATAA
- a CDS encoding MFS transporter, producing the protein MRNPYVRTASSLYINYFLLGMVNIILASNMPFLIKQLDTNSAGISYMISALGIGRVLTYGLSGVLSDRFGRKPVILVSGVLMAVFLIGIPLSPNYQIAFAFAILAGVANSAMDAGTYPALMEAFPQNSGSANVMVKAFISIGATILPLAIFFLAEHDLFYGIAFFVPALIYLVNVLMLWTLPFPNHRKVEQVQVTEHDGLPRFTSEPTFWREGIALIVISFTSNGLYALPQIWLPTYGEAILGMASGSAVKLLSYYSMGGLLSVLLLAFLLRRIVRPVTVLLIYPIITLASICVLLVVKSPVIGTVNSFVLGFSTAGVFQLTLTVMAEFFWKNKGTMTGIISTAGGVSAIVIPVVTGLIESHSTILQIFMFDAVVAVVAIIGAMYILYRYRQIMVHE; encoded by the coding sequence ATGAGGAATCCGTATGTGAGAACGGCTTCTAGTCTTTATATCAATTATTTTTTATTAGGTATGGTCAATATTATATTGGCTTCAAATATGCCATTTTTAATCAAACAGTTAGATACCAATAGTGCGGGAATTAGTTATATGATCTCGGCACTCGGCATTGGCAGGGTGCTCACGTATGGTCTATCAGGCGTGCTGTCAGATCGGTTTGGCCGAAAGCCGGTGATTTTGGTTTCTGGTGTGCTGATGGCGGTGTTCCTCATCGGGATCCCATTGTCTCCAAATTATCAAATCGCCTTTGCGTTTGCGATTTTGGCAGGGGTGGCGAATTCAGCGATGGATGCAGGAACGTATCCAGCCTTAATGGAGGCTTTTCCACAAAACTCGGGATCTGCGAATGTGATGGTGAAGGCTTTTATTTCGATTGGGGCGACCATTCTGCCGCTGGCTATTTTCTTTTTAGCGGAGCATGATTTGTTTTATGGCATTGCGTTTTTTGTTCCTGCCCTTATCTATCTTGTGAATGTCTTGATGCTCTGGACATTGCCATTTCCGAATCATCGCAAAGTGGAGCAAGTCCAGGTGACCGAGCATGACGGACTTCCACGCTTCACGTCAGAGCCTACGTTTTGGAGGGAAGGGATCGCACTTATTGTGATCAGCTTTACGTCAAATGGTCTGTACGCCTTGCCGCAAATTTGGCTTCCTACGTACGGTGAGGCCATATTGGGGATGGCTTCTGGCAGTGCAGTGAAGCTGCTTAGTTACTATAGCATGGGTGGTTTGCTGTCTGTCCTATTGCTCGCATTTCTTTTGCGCCGCATTGTCCGTCCGGTCACGGTACTGCTGATCTATCCAATCATTACACTTGCCTCTATCTGTGTGCTACTGGTCGTAAAATCTCCAGTCATAGGAACTGTCAATTCATTTGTATTGGGATTTTCAACAGCTGGTGTCTTTCAGCTGACATTAACGGTGATGGCTGAATTCTTCTGGAAGAACAAAGGAACGATGACAGGGATTATCTCAACAGCCGGCGGGGTGTCGGCCATTGTCATCCCGGTCGTAACAGGTTTGATTGAAAGCCACTCGACCATTTTACAGATCTTTATGTTCGATGCGGTTGTGGCTGTTGTGGCCATTATCGGTGCGATGTATATTCTGTATCGATACCGCCAAATCATGGTACATGAATAA
- a CDS encoding LacI family DNA-binding transcriptional regulator, which produces MKKLNKQRVTLQEVARHAGVSTSTASLVVRNNPRISEATRTKVLQSMEDLGYVYDRVAANMRSKSSNIVGVIVTDISNTFISEFLIGVQTTLESLGYTVLLGTTFDSVDKQERLISTMVEHRVGGIILNPASKSSTRTVKQLNQIRTPKVLANRELAEVHCDYVGADYEQGAWMAVHHLLQKGHRRIAFLGGIKSSSTWIERMKGFKRAHDEANLTIDESLIIDMEPTREGGKEALTQVIDQPEPPTAIFCFSDLVAFGVIQELTARDIKPGEDIDVVGFDNIPEAEMYHPPLTTVSSFPRSIGVKAANLLYHKMNEQDEELQRLILKPQLHIRETSTSS; this is translated from the coding sequence ATGAAAAAATTGAACAAACAGCGTGTCACATTACAGGAAGTCGCCCGGCATGCCGGTGTCTCGACTTCAACGGCCTCACTCGTTGTTCGAAACAATCCTAGAATCTCTGAAGCCACTCGAACAAAAGTACTGCAATCCATGGAGGATTTAGGATACGTGTACGACCGCGTCGCTGCAAACATGCGGTCAAAAAGCTCCAATATTGTGGGTGTTATCGTCACGGACATTTCAAACACCTTTATTTCTGAGTTTTTAATCGGCGTGCAAACCACACTTGAATCACTTGGCTATACCGTTTTACTCGGTACAACCTTTGACAGTGTCGATAAGCAGGAACGGCTCATTTCCACAATGGTAGAGCACCGAGTTGGCGGGATTATTTTAAACCCAGCTTCGAAAAGCTCTACTAGGACGGTCAAACAGTTAAATCAAATTCGCACCCCAAAAGTACTAGCAAACCGTGAATTAGCGGAAGTGCATTGTGACTATGTCGGCGCTGATTATGAACAAGGCGCTTGGATGGCGGTACATCACCTTCTTCAAAAAGGACATCGACGTATTGCCTTTTTAGGCGGCATCAAGTCCTCATCGACTTGGATTGAACGCATGAAAGGTTTCAAAAGAGCCCATGATGAGGCAAACCTGACGATTGATGAATCTCTTATTATCGATATGGAACCTACCCGTGAAGGCGGGAAAGAAGCCCTTACCCAAGTCATCGACCAGCCCGAGCCTCCTACTGCTATTTTTTGCTTTAGTGACTTAGTCGCGTTTGGGGTCATTCAGGAACTGACAGCACGTGACATCAAGCCTGGTGAAGACATCGATGTTGTTGGATTCGATAACATCCCTGAAGCTGAGATGTATCACCCGCCGCTCACCACTGTCTCATCATTCCCACGATCCATCGGAGTAAAAGCAGCGAACCTTTTATATCATAAAATGAACGAGCAGGATGAAGAGCTGCAGCGATTGATCCTAAAGCCTCAACTTCATATTAGAGAAACCTCTACATCATCATGA
- the bglA gene encoding 6-phospho-beta-glucosidase BglA, translating to MMTLPKDFLWGGALAAHQFEGGWNEAGKGPSVVDVMTAGAHGVPRQITETIEEGTFYPNHEAIDFYHRYKEDIAMFAEMGLKCLRTSIGWSRIFPKGDEAEPNEAGLQFYDDVFDELLKHGIEPVITLSHFEMPLHLAREYGGFRSRKVAEYFAKFAEVCFNRYKDKVTYWMTFNEINNKMDVNNPLFLWTNSGVSVKEGENAKEIMYRAGHHELLASAWAVAKGKEINPNFQIGAMVSHVPIYPYSSNPEDVMLAEEYMRQRYFFPDVQVRGYYPSYALKEFEREGYHIPFEAGDEESLRKGKVGYLGFSYYMSTTVKSDAVSDNSGDIVNGALPHGVENPYIKSSDWGWSIDPTGLRYTLNRFYDRYQIPLFIVENGFGAIDQVEDDGSIHDPERIQYLASHIEALKKAIEYDGVDLIGYTPWGIIDIVSFTTGEMKKRYGMIYVDRDNEGNGSMKRLKKDSFTWYQNVIATNGEEV from the coding sequence ATGATGACTTTACCAAAAGATTTTCTATGGGGCGGCGCATTAGCTGCACATCAATTCGAAGGTGGATGGAACGAAGCAGGCAAAGGTCCAAGTGTTGTGGATGTGATGACAGCAGGTGCTCATGGAGTACCGAGACAAATCACTGAAACGATAGAAGAAGGAACATTTTACCCGAACCATGAAGCGATCGACTTCTATCATCGTTACAAGGAAGATATCGCCATGTTTGCAGAAATGGGCTTAAAATGCTTGCGTACATCAATCGGCTGGAGCCGGATTTTCCCTAAGGGAGATGAAGCAGAGCCGAATGAAGCAGGCTTACAGTTCTATGATGATGTGTTTGATGAGCTGCTCAAGCATGGCATCGAGCCTGTGATTACGCTGTCCCACTTTGAGATGCCCCTTCATTTGGCAAGGGAATACGGCGGCTTCCGCAGCAGAAAAGTCGCTGAGTATTTCGCGAAATTTGCGGAAGTGTGCTTCAATCGATACAAGGACAAAGTCACGTACTGGATGACATTTAATGAAATCAATAACAAAATGGATGTCAACAACCCATTGTTCCTTTGGACAAATTCAGGCGTATCGGTCAAAGAAGGCGAAAACGCTAAAGAAATCATGTATCGAGCAGGACATCATGAATTGCTTGCAAGTGCATGGGCAGTAGCAAAAGGAAAAGAAATCAATCCTAATTTTCAAATTGGAGCGATGGTCTCCCATGTGCCAATCTATCCATATTCCTCAAACCCAGAGGATGTCATGCTTGCAGAAGAATATATGAGACAACGTTATTTCTTCCCTGATGTTCAGGTTCGCGGCTACTATCCGAGCTATGCATTAAAAGAATTTGAACGCGAAGGCTATCATATTCCGTTTGAAGCAGGCGATGAAGAAAGCTTAAGAAAAGGGAAAGTTGGTTATCTCGGCTTTAGCTACTACATGTCGACAACGGTCAAAAGTGATGCAGTGTCTGACAACAGCGGAGACATTGTCAACGGGGCCCTGCCGCATGGTGTAGAAAACCCTTATATCAAATCAAGTGACTGGGGTTGGTCCATCGACCCAACTGGACTAAGATATACATTGAATCGTTTTTACGATCGCTATCAAATTCCACTCTTCATCGTGGAAAATGGTTTTGGTGCCATTGATCAAGTGGAAGATGATGGTTCCATTCACGATCCTGAACGAATTCAATATCTCGCTTCTCATATCGAAGCGCTGAAAAAAGCCATCGAATACGACGGTGTGGACCTCATCGGCTACACACCTTGGGGTATCATTGATATCGTTTCATTCACAACAGGTGAAATGAAAAAACGCTACGGAATGATCTACGTTGACCGCGACAACGAAGGCAACGGTTCGATGAAGCGTCTCAAAAAAGATTCGTTCACTTGGTATCAAAACGTCATTGCAACGAATGGCGAAGAAGTGTAA
- a CDS encoding MFS transporter, whose translation MKNPYIKSSLGMYLNYFMLGMINIIVASNMESLSERYHVDIPKISLLVSAIGIGKLIALFFSGRLADRWGRKPVIITGNFLYLLFLIGIPTTTNYTLAFIFAISAGIANSLLDSGTYPALTESFPKKASSASVLVKASVSIGATVLPFILAFFIAHDIFWGWAFFGLGLLYLLVGIYLIFMPFPNHKQVSSQDDLPVQEQMKEEPKMFGEGLAVVLMGFTSTALFVVWQTWLPQLGLKLIGLGTGQATQLLSYFSIGALVSVLLLSIVLDKFISPIMVAIIYPIGAFLAMFSLFQIETYSIVIVSTFFLGLFTAGIFQLAMSIMMKLFPTNKATASSYVNIAASSAFILVPLITSGLVSTYDIKMTLFFDMIIAVISVLLAVFVLGRMKKLSR comes from the coding sequence ATGAAAAATCCTTATATTAAATCGTCACTTGGCATGTATTTAAACTACTTCATGCTCGGCATGATCAATATTATTGTGGCTTCCAACATGGAAAGCTTATCTGAACGCTACCATGTGGATATTCCGAAAATCAGCTTGCTTGTATCGGCGATCGGAATAGGTAAACTGATTGCTCTCTTTTTCTCTGGACGGTTAGCAGACCGCTGGGGACGTAAGCCTGTCATTATTACAGGAAACTTTCTTTACTTATTATTCTTAATCGGAATTCCAACGACAACGAATTATACACTCGCTTTTATCTTTGCGATTTCAGCAGGGATTGCAAACTCACTGCTTGATTCAGGGACATACCCTGCTCTAACAGAATCGTTTCCTAAAAAAGCAAGTTCAGCTTCTGTTTTAGTGAAGGCGTCCGTTTCAATTGGAGCGACTGTTCTTCCATTTATCTTGGCATTCTTTATTGCACATGACATCTTCTGGGGCTGGGCGTTCTTTGGACTAGGACTTCTTTATTTACTCGTAGGGATTTACTTGATCTTTATGCCATTCCCGAACCATAAGCAAGTCTCTTCACAAGATGATCTTCCAGTGCAGGAACAAATGAAGGAAGAACCTAAAATGTTTGGTGAAGGCTTAGCTGTTGTGCTCATGGGATTCACGTCTACTGCATTGTTTGTCGTATGGCAGACGTGGCTTCCGCAACTCGGGTTAAAACTGATTGGACTTGGCACAGGACAAGCGACGCAGCTTCTTTCTTATTTTAGTATTGGTGCCCTTGTGTCTGTTCTATTACTATCGATCGTATTAGATAAATTTATTTCACCTATTATGGTCGCCATTATTTACCCAATTGGGGCATTCCTTGCAATGTTTTCACTATTTCAAATCGAAACGTACAGCATTGTGATTGTCAGCACCTTTTTCTTAGGATTATTTACAGCAGGGATCTTCCAGCTGGCCATGAGTATTATGATGAAATTATTCCCTACAAACAAAGCAACGGCTTCATCATACGTCAACATTGCGGCAAGCTCAGCGTTTATTCTTGTGCCGCTCATTACAAGTGGGTTGGTCAGCACGTACGATATTAAAATGACGTTATTTTTCGATATGATCATTGCAGTCATTAGCGTATTGTTAGCAGTCTTTGTTTTAGGACGCATGAAAAAATTGTCTAGATAA
- a CDS encoding quinate/shikimate dehydrogenase (YdiB; quinate/shikimate dehydrogenase from Escherichia coli uses both NAD and NAD(P) to convert quinate and shikimate to 3-dehydroquinate and 3-dehydroshikimate) yields the protein MTNIHERNIDGKTKLVGLLATPIGHSLSPRMHNLGYTLTGINYAYLAFEVGNDELEAAVNGMKAMGAAGFNVSMPNKMKVLDYLDELDDSARYTRASNTVVNKDGKLIGYNTDGLGYVRNLIEHGVELAGQKVTLVGSGGAATPIAIQLAQSGIREISIFARNDQYFVQAEENVKYINEEMKSFGVKANIFPLEDKDAFRREVAESAILANGTSLGMKPLDQLSIIDDTLDVLRKDLIVTDVVYNPQKTKLLAQAQEAGAKTINGLGMMLWQGALAYKLFTGEYMPVDQVKQILFENDRF from the coding sequence ATGACAAACATACATGAACGAAATATTGATGGAAAAACAAAATTAGTCGGTCTTCTTGCTACACCAATTGGACACAGCCTGTCACCACGGATGCACAACCTTGGATACACATTAACAGGTATCAACTATGCTTACCTAGCCTTTGAAGTAGGAAATGATGAACTAGAAGCAGCAGTAAACGGAATGAAAGCGATGGGTGCAGCTGGATTTAACGTATCTATGCCAAATAAAATGAAAGTGCTGGATTACTTAGATGAACTAGATGATTCTGCGAGATATACACGTGCAAGCAACACTGTTGTGAACAAAGATGGCAAACTGATTGGCTACAACACAGATGGTCTTGGTTACGTGAGAAACTTGATTGAACATGGCGTTGAACTAGCTGGACAAAAGGTAACACTTGTTGGCTCAGGCGGTGCTGCGACACCGATTGCCATTCAACTTGCACAATCAGGAATTCGTGAAATTAGTATTTTCGCTCGCAATGATCAATATTTTGTTCAAGCGGAAGAAAATGTGAAGTACATCAATGAAGAGATGAAATCATTCGGTGTCAAAGCGAACATTTTCCCACTTGAAGACAAAGACGCTTTCCGCCGTGAAGTAGCTGAGAGTGCGATCTTAGCAAATGGGACAAGCCTTGGGATGAAACCATTAGACCAGCTTAGCATTATTGATGACACGCTTGATGTACTGCGTAAAGATTTGATCGTGACAGATGTTGTGTACAACCCGCAAAAAACAAAACTTCTTGCTCAAGCACAGGAAGCGGGTGCCAAAACCATTAACGGTCTTGGAATGATGCTATGGCAAGGTGCTCTTGCTTACAAACTCTTTACTGGTGAATATATGCCAGTTGATCAAGTGAAACAGATACTTTTTGAAAACGACCGTTTCTAA
- a CDS encoding YxiF family protein, whose product MFCQKVFPFLHSREHKIQIHGDNYREHIEKSTQMLKEIVSRVKLTPKQGRLIFFRKQEIEAILVNENECFTHLNQLLEQTKFSSGYGDFILGCV is encoded by the coding sequence TTGTTTTGTCAGAAGGTATTTCCTTTCCTTCACTCGAGAGAACATAAAATTCAAATACATGGAGATAACTATCGAGAGCATATTGAAAAGTCTACACAAATGTTAAAGGAAATCGTCAGCAGGGTAAAATTAACTCCTAAACAAGGTAGACTGATATTTTTTCGGAAGCAAGAAATTGAAGCGATATTAGTGAATGAGAATGAATGTTTTACTCATTTAAATCAACTTCTTGAGCAAACGAAATTTTCAAGTGGATATGGGGATTTCATTTTGGGTTGTGTATAG